A section of the Oryza sativa Japonica Group chromosome 1, ASM3414082v1 genome encodes:
- the LOC4325931 gene encoding probable leucine-rich repeat receptor-like protein kinase At1g68400, producing the protein MALRVLFLMLSAFPASCLAVAAPISPDAVPLLAFKSACADPAAALVSWTEASDPCSDRWRGITCRKPSPSPPPSSPPRVRRVVLEGLRLGGDAGAVAALAGLPMLSFLSLKNNSFTGSLGDVDFSTLAPHLKLLYLSGNGFSGRFPESVLRLRHLRRLDLSGNRLTCTIPPEIGHRLPSLLTLHLARNSLVGPLPASLGAMARLAKLNVSGNHLQGRIPKRLAAVFPASSFTGNPELCGAPLRRRCNEQLHMVYGGGGSGADTSHQPKRGRRRSNDRWMVAMIMAAVGAAVASLVAAALCGVLWLKNKKPERPRASSRTSSMAREETVRFDGCCVEFDVCTLMRGAAEMLGKGATATTYRVAMGGDNVIVDDASVVEEGKAGEVVVVKRMRRREGATREDERRKRKLAREMGTWRHANVVSLRAFYASADELLLVFDYVPNGSLHSLLHENRGPARVPLEWQTRLKLAQDAAQGLAYLHGVSGGKLAHRHLTSSNILVDAGGNARVSDFALLQLLVPAPAADEAAQKQDVHAFGVVLLEILTGRSPEDGNVDLALWARTVVREEWTSEVFDVELLPSRGGAEDEMVALLHVALLCVADDPGERPRMAVVAKMIEDIRDRGSKRSRYSASPSQVGHSYESSPSISEDTTRSTNASSS; encoded by the exons ATGGCGTTGCGCGTGCTCTTCTTGATGCTGTCGGCGTTCCCCGCGAGctgcctcgccgtcgctgcTCCGATCAGTCCCGACGCCGTGCCATTGCTCGCCTTCAAGTCGGCGTGCGCCGACCCTGCCGCCGCGCTCGTCTCCTGGACGGAGGCCTCCGACCCCTGCTCCGACAGGTGGCGTGGCATCACTTGCCGGAagccttcgccttcgccgccgccgtcgtcacctcCTCGCGTCCGTCGCGTTGTTCTCGAAGGCCTCCGCCTCGGCGGGGATGCTGGAGCCGTCGCCGCGCTCGCTGGCCTCCCTATGCTCTCGTTCCTTAGCCTCAAGAACAACTCGTTTACGGGCTCTCTCGGTGACGTCGACTTCTCCACCTTGGCGCCGCACCTCAAGCTCCTCTATCTCTCCGGCAATGGCTTCTCCGGGCGGTTTCCGGAGTCCGTGCTACGGCTTCGCCATCTGCGCCGTCTCGACCTCTCTGGCAATCGGCTTACCTGCACGATTCCGCCGGAGATAGGACACCGGCTCCCTTCTCTCCTGACGCTGCATCTTGCGCGCAACTCGCTCGTCGGGCCCTTGCCGGCCTCGCTGGGAGCAATGGCCAGGCTTGCCAAGCTCAACGTCTCCGGTAACCACCTCCAGGGCCGGATCCCcaagcgcctcgccgccgtcttccccgCGTCTTCGTTCACCGGCAACCCCGAACTTTGCGGTGCCCCTCTGCGCCGCCGGTGCAATGAGCAGCTCCACATggtgtacggcggcggcggcagcggcgctgaCACGTCACACCAAccgaagagagggaggaggaggagcaatgACCGGTGGATGGTGGCGATGAtcatggcggcggtgggcgcagCAGTGGCATCGCTGGTCGCCGCGGCACTCTGCGGCGTACTGTGGCTGAAGAACAAGAAGCCGGAGAGGCCGCGCGCCAGCTCACGCACCAGCTCGATGGCGCGGGAGGAGACGGTGCGCTTCGACGGCTGCTGCGTGGAGTTCGACGTGTGCACGCTCATGCGGGGCGCCGCGGAGATGCTGGGCAagggcgcgacggcgacgacgtacCGCGTGGCCATGGGAGGCGACAACGTCATCGTGGACGACGCCAGCGTCGTCGAGGAGGGCAAGGCtggcgaggtggtggtggtgaagagGATGCGGCGGAGGGAAGGCGCGACCCGGGAGGACGAGCGGCGGAAGCGGAAGCTCGCGCGGGAGATGGGCACGTGGCGGCACGCCAACGTCGTCAGCCTTCGCGCCTTCTACGCGTCGGCAGACGagctcctcctcgtcttcgACTACGTCCCCAATGGCAGCCTCCACAGCCTCCTCCATG AGAACCGAGGACCGGCGCGTGTTCCACTGGAGTGGCAGACGAGGCTGAAGCTGGCGCAGGACGCGGCGCAGGGGCTCGCGTACCTCCACGGCGTGTCCGGCGGCAAGCTCGCCCACCGGCACCTCACCTCCTCCAACAtcctcgtcgacgccggcggcaaCGCGCGCGTCTCCGACTTCGCCCTGCTGCAGCTGCTCGTCCCGGccccggcggcggacgaggccgcGCAGAAGCAGGACGTGCACGCGTTCGGGGTCGTCCTGCTTGAGATCCTGACGGGGCGGTCGCCGGAGGACGGCAACGTGGACCTGGCGCTGTGGGCGCGCACGGTGGTGCGCGAGGAGTGGACCTCGGAGGTGTTCGACGTGGAGCTGCTGCCGAGcaggggcggcgcggaggacgAGATGGTGGCGCTCCTCCATGTGGCGCTGCTGTGCGTCGCCGACGACCCCGGCGAGCGGCCGAGGATGGCGGTGGTGGCCAAGATGATCGAGGACATCAGGGACAGGGGGAGCAAGAGGAGCAGGTactcggcgtcgccgtcgcaggTTGGCCACTCCTACGAGTCATCCCCTTCCATCTCGGAGGACACCACTAGGTCCACCAATGCCTCAAGCTCTTGA
- the LOC4327831 gene encoding phospholipase A1-II 5, protein MDKSQGVLLSSNVGAGSRPWPELLGSAHWDGLLDPLDLTLRRLILLCGDLCQVTYDSFNSDSHSKYCGTCRFSRSTLLDRTQFPAAGDLSVAAYLYATSDATAFPGSMVYSMSREAWSKESNWIGYVAVSNDAAAAASGQRVIYVAWRGTIRSLEWVDVLKPDLVDHDDILPEGHPGRGRSRVMKGWYLIYSSTDERSPFSKYSARDQMLAAVRELVARYRNESLGVVCTGHSLGASLATLCAFDIVVNGVSKVGDGAHIPVTAVVFGSPQIGNPEFKKQFEEQPNLRALHVRNMPDLIPLYPSGLLGYANVGKTLQVDSKKSPYVKRDTSPGDYHNLQGILHTVAGWNGKDGEFKLQVKRSVALVNKSSGFLKDSNLVPESWWVERNKGMVLGQNGEWQLEGPAEENLPVPPVVTGKIIDDDVAAVATSSSAKEDKKTGKGSKLLSGLIDQLLCVPDTCKAGAA, encoded by the exons ATGGACAAGAGCCAGGGAGTCCTACTGTCCAGCAACGTCGGGGCCGGCTCCCGGCCGTGGCCGGAGCTGCTCGGCTCCGCCCACTGGGACGGCCTCCTCGACCCGCTCGACCTCACGCTGCGCCGCCTCATCCTGCTCTGCGGCGACCTCTGCCAGGTCACCTACGACTCCTTCAACTCCGACTCCCACTCCAAGTACTGCGGCACCTGCCGCTTCTCCAGGTCCACGCTCCTCGACCGCACGCAGttcccggccgccggcgacctctcCGTCGCCGCCTACCTCTACGCCACCTCCGACGCCACGGCGTTCCCGGGGAGCATGGTGTACTCGATGTCGCGCGAGGCGTGGAGCAAGGAGTCCAACTGGATCGGCTACGTCGCCGTGTCCAACGACGCCGCAGCGGCCGCCTCGGGCCAGCGCGTCATCTACGTCGCGTGGCGCGGCACCATCCGGTCGCTGGAGTGGGTCGACGTGCTCAAGCCGGACCTGGTCGACCACGACGACATCCTCCCCGAGGGGCACCCGGGGCGCGGCCGGTCGCGCGTCATGAAGGGGTGGTACCTCATCTACAGCTCCACCGACGAGCGCTCCCCTTTCTCCAAGTACAGCGCCCGCGACCAGAtgctcgccgccgtgcgcgaGCTGGTGGCGAGGTACAGGAACGAGAGCCTCGGCGTCGTCTGCACGGGGCACAGCCTCGGCGCGTCGCTCGCCACGCTCTGCGCGTTCGATATCGTCGTCAACGGCGTGTCCaaggtcggcgacggcgcgcacATCCCGGTGACCGCCGTGGTGTTCGGGAGCCCGCAGATCGGGAACCCGGAGTTCAAGAAGCAGTTCGAGGAGCAGCCCAACCTGCGGGCGCTGCACGTCAGGAACATGCCCGACCTCATCCCGCTCtacccgagcggcctcctcggctacGCCAACGTCGGCAAAACCCTCCAGGTCGACTCCAAGAAGTCGCCCTACGTGAAGCGAGACACCAGCCCAGGCGACTACCACAACCTGCAGGGGATCCTACACACGGTGGCCGGCTGGAACGGGAAGGACGGCGAGTTCAAGCTCCAGGTGAAGCGCAGCGTCGCGCTGGTGAACAAGTCGAGCGGCTTCCTCAAGGACAGCAACCTTGTGCCGGAGTCATGGTGGGTGGAGAGGAACAAAGGCATGGTGCTCGGCCAGAACGGGGAATGGCAGCTCGAGGGGCCCGCAGAGGAGAACCTGCCCGTGCCACCGGTGGTGACCGGGAAGAtcatcgacgacgacgtcgcTGCCGTGGCCACCTCCAGCAGTGCCAAGGAGGATAAGAAGACGGGCAAAGGGTCTAAGCTTCTGTCTGGATTGATTGATCAACTGCTTTGTGT GCCTGATACATGTAAAGCCGGAGCTGCGTGA
- the LOC4327833 gene encoding V-type proton ATPase subunit B 2 isoform X1 has protein sequence MLPNFQSLLGRLTPATSTVEQASSTISNMVVANGNVDTEEGTLEIGMEYRTVSGVAGPLVILDKVKGPKYQEIVNIRLGDGTTRRGQVLEVDGEKAVVQVFEGTSGIDNKYTTVQFTGEVLKTPVSLDMLGRVFNGSGKPIDNGPPILPEAYLDISGSSINPSERTYPEEMIQTGISTIDVMNSIARGQKIPLFSAAGLPHNEIAAQICRQAGLVKRLEKSDNILESSEDENFAIVFAAMGVNMETAQFFKRDFEENGSMERVTLFLNLANDPTIERIITPRIALTTAEYLAYECGKHVLVILTDMSSYADALREVSAAREEVPGRRGYPGYMYTDLATIYERAGRIEGRKGSITQIPILTMPNDDITHPTPDLTGYITEGQIYIDRQLHNRQIYPPINVLPSLSRLMKSAIGEGMTRRDHSDVSNQLYANYAIGKDVQAMKAVVGEEALSSEDLLYLEFLDKFERKFVTQGAYDTRNIFQSLDLAWSLLRIFPRELLHRIPAKTLDQYYSRDASH, from the exons ATGTTGCCGAATTTTCAGAGTTTGTTGGGTAGATTGACCCCCGCTACCTCCACTGTGGAG CAGGCTTCTTCTACAATCTCAAACATGGTTGTTGCAAATGGTAATGTCGACACGGAGGAAGGAACTCTTGAGATTGGGATGG AGTACAGGACAGTCTCTGGAGTTGCTGGTCCTCTAGTCATTCTTGATAAAGTGAAG GGTCCTAAATACCAAGAAATTGTCAATATACGATTAGGAGATGGCACAACTAGGCGTGGTCAAGTGCTTGAAGTCGATGGGGAGAAAGCTGTTGTTCAG GTTTTCGAAGGAACATCTGGTATTGACAACAAATACACAACTGTACAATTCACCGGTGAG GTTCTAAAAACTCCAGTGTCACTGGATATGCTTGGACGTGTCTTCAATGGTTCTGGGAAACCTATAGATAATGGCCCACCGATTTTACCAGAGGCTTACTTGGATATTTCTG GAAGTTCTATCAATCCCAGTGAACGAACATACCCTGAAGAAATGATTCAGACTGGGATATCTACAATTGATGTTATGAATTCTATTGCCCGTGGTCAGAAGATCCCTCTGTTTTCCGCTGCTGGTCTCCCACACAATGAAATTGCTGCTCAGATTTGCCGTCAGGCTGGTCTGGTAAAGCGTTTAGAGAAGAGTGACAATATCTTGGAG AGTTCCGAGGATGAAAATTTTGCGATTGTCTTTGCTGCTATGGGAGTAAACATGGAGACAGCACAATTTTTCAAGCGTGATTTTGAGGAAAATGGTTCAATGGAGAGAGTTACCTTATTTCTTAATCTG GCAAATGATCCAACTATCGAGCGTATTATCACCCCAAGAATTGCTCTCACCACAGCAGAATACTTGGCATATGAGTGCGGGAAGCATGTTCTTGTCATCCTGACTGACATGAGCTCATATGCCGATGCACTTCGTGAA GTTTCTGCAGCTCGAGAGGAAGTACCTGGACGGCGTGGTTATCCTGGTTATATGTATACTGATTTGGCAACTATCTATGAGCGTGCTGGTCGCatagaaggaagaaaaggatcAATTACGCAGATACCCATTTTAACCATGCCTAATGATG ATATTACACATCCAACTCCTGATCTTACTGGTTATATCACTGAGGGACAGATCTACATTGACAGGCAACTACATAATCGACAG ATCTATCCACCGATTAATGTCCTTCCTTCACTCTCCCGGCTCATGAAG AGTGCTATTGGTGAAGGCATGACTCGCAGGGATCATTCTGATGTCTCGAACCAG CTGTATGCCAATTACGCCATAGGCAAGGACGTACAGGCGATGAAGGCAGTGGTTGGAGAGGAAGCGCTGTCATCAGAGGACCTG CTGTACCTCGAGTTTCTTGACAAGTTCGAGCGGAAGTTCGTGACACAAGGAGCATATGACACACGCAACATCTTCCAGTCGCTTGACCTCGCCTGGTCACTACTGCGCATCTTTCCCCGAGAGCTGCTTCACCGTATACCAGCGAAAACCCTTGACCAGTATTATAGCCGTGATGCCTCCCACTGA
- the LOC4325930 gene encoding probable mitochondrial-processing peptidase subunit beta, mitochondrial, with the protein MAATSIVRSKRRLALPYLHRLLHSGPATPSPNRFLRHASPVPRDPDHSPFLRLPDARVSTLPTGLRIVTQAYPAATRMASVGVWVDAGSRFELPGTNGTAHFLEHMAFKGTTRRPTANALEVEIENMGARLNAYTSREQTTYFADVQGRDVPIALDVLSDILQYPCFPANALQRERGVILREMEEVQGMMDEVIFDHLHAAAFQGHPLGDTILGPVENIKSISKKDLEQYITTHYTCPRMVVSAAGAVNHDEVVDQVREFFTGFSTDPTTVDQLVEANPAIFTGSEVRVEQPEMPLTHFAIAFKGSSWANPSSIPLMVIQSILGTWNRSIGVGNCSGSALARGISNGNLAESMIAFNTNYRDTGLFGICTIAQPDSLYDLSQLIMQEFRRLAFEVSETEVARARNQLKSALLLHIDGSTAVSENNGRQMLTYGRVMPFLELFARIDAVDRDTVMETAKDFIIDKDIALAAVGPLTNLPELSWFRSHTYSDDEFSSRTFLQDAQNN; encoded by the exons aTGGCGGCCACCTCCATCGTGCGATCGAAGCGCAGGCTCGCCCTGCCCtacctccaccgcctcctccactcCGGCCCCGCGACCCCTTCCCCCAACCGCTTCCTCCGCCACGCCTCGCCGGTGCCCCGCGACCCCGACCACTCCCCCTTCCTCCGCCTCCCCGACGCGCGCGTCTCCACGCTCCCCACGGGCCTCCGCATCGTCACGCAGGCCTACCCGGCCGCCACGCGGATGGCCTCCGTCGGCGTCTGGGTCGACGCCGGCAGCCGGTTCGAGCTGCCCGGCACCAACGGCACGGCGCACTTCCTCGAGCACATGGCCTTCAAGGGCACCACGCGCCGGCCCACCGCGAACGCGCTCGAGGTGGAGATCGAGAACATGGGCGCGCGCCTCAACGCCTACACCTCCCGCGAGCAGACCACCTACTTCGCCGATGTGCAGGGGCGGGACGTGCCCATCGCGCTCGACGTCCTAAGCGATATCCTCCAGTACCCGTGCTTCCCCGCGAATGCCCTCCAGCGCGAGCGCGGCGTCATCCTCCGCGAGATGGAGGAG GTGCAAGGAATGATGGACGAGGTGATATTTGATCACTTGCATGCCGCAGCATTCCAAGGTCATCCGCTGGGTGACACAATATTAGGTCCTGTAGAGAATATTAAATCGATCTCTAAGAAAGATTTGGAGCAATACATTACAACTCACTATACCTGTCCTCGAATG GTTGTGTCTGCTGCTGGAGCTGTCAATCATGATGAGGTTGTTGATCAAGTGAGAGAATTTTTTACAGGATTCTCTACTGACCCAACTACTGTAGATCAACTTGTTGAAGCAAATCCAGCTATTTTTACTGGATCTGAG GTCCGTGTGGAGCAACCAGAGATGCCTCTAACGCACTTTGCAATTGCTTTCAAGGGTTCATCATGGGCTAACCCTAGCTCAATTCCTCTTATGGTGATCCAAAGCATATTGGGAACTTGGAATAGGAGCATTGGGGTTGGGAACTGCTCAGG GTCTGCTTTAGCTCGTGGTATCAGCAACGGTAATTTAGCTGAGAGCATGATTGCATTCAACACTAACTACCGAGATACAGGATTGTTTGGCATCTGCACTATTGCTCAG CCGGATTCCCTATATGACCTATCACAGTTAATAATGCAAGAATTTAGAAGACTTGCATTTGAAGTGTCGGAAACAGAGGTTGCTCGTGCTCGTAATCAG TTGAAATCTGCTCTTTTACTTCACATTGACGGATCCACTGCTGTTTCTGAAAATAACGGCCGTCAG ATGCTAACGTATGGGCGAGTAATGCCATTCTTAGAGCTTTTTGCTCGCATTGATGCTGTTGACCGTGATACAGTAATGGAAACAGCTAAGGATTTCATAATTGACAAG GATATCGCCCTAGCTGCAGTGGGACCGCTCACGAATTTGCCGGAGCTTAGTTGGTTTCGCTCACATACATACTCGGATGATGAATTTAGTTCAAGAACGTTCTTGCAGGATGCACAGAATAATTGA
- the LOC4327833 gene encoding V-type proton ATPase subunit B 2 isoform X2: MVVANGNVDTEEGTLEIGMEYRTVSGVAGPLVILDKVKGPKYQEIVNIRLGDGTTRRGQVLEVDGEKAVVQVFEGTSGIDNKYTTVQFTGEVLKTPVSLDMLGRVFNGSGKPIDNGPPILPEAYLDISGSSINPSERTYPEEMIQTGISTIDVMNSIARGQKIPLFSAAGLPHNEIAAQICRQAGLVKRLEKSDNILESSEDENFAIVFAAMGVNMETAQFFKRDFEENGSMERVTLFLNLANDPTIERIITPRIALTTAEYLAYECGKHVLVILTDMSSYADALREVSAAREEVPGRRGYPGYMYTDLATIYERAGRIEGRKGSITQIPILTMPNDDITHPTPDLTGYITEGQIYIDRQLHNRQIYPPINVLPSLSRLMKSAIGEGMTRRDHSDVSNQLYANYAIGKDVQAMKAVVGEEALSSEDLLYLEFLDKFERKFVTQGAYDTRNIFQSLDLAWSLLRIFPRELLHRIPAKTLDQYYSRDASH, encoded by the exons ATGGTTGTTGCAAATGGTAATGTCGACACGGAGGAAGGAACTCTTGAGATTGGGATGG AGTACAGGACAGTCTCTGGAGTTGCTGGTCCTCTAGTCATTCTTGATAAAGTGAAG GGTCCTAAATACCAAGAAATTGTCAATATACGATTAGGAGATGGCACAACTAGGCGTGGTCAAGTGCTTGAAGTCGATGGGGAGAAAGCTGTTGTTCAG GTTTTCGAAGGAACATCTGGTATTGACAACAAATACACAACTGTACAATTCACCGGTGAG GTTCTAAAAACTCCAGTGTCACTGGATATGCTTGGACGTGTCTTCAATGGTTCTGGGAAACCTATAGATAATGGCCCACCGATTTTACCAGAGGCTTACTTGGATATTTCTG GAAGTTCTATCAATCCCAGTGAACGAACATACCCTGAAGAAATGATTCAGACTGGGATATCTACAATTGATGTTATGAATTCTATTGCCCGTGGTCAGAAGATCCCTCTGTTTTCCGCTGCTGGTCTCCCACACAATGAAATTGCTGCTCAGATTTGCCGTCAGGCTGGTCTGGTAAAGCGTTTAGAGAAGAGTGACAATATCTTGGAG AGTTCCGAGGATGAAAATTTTGCGATTGTCTTTGCTGCTATGGGAGTAAACATGGAGACAGCACAATTTTTCAAGCGTGATTTTGAGGAAAATGGTTCAATGGAGAGAGTTACCTTATTTCTTAATCTG GCAAATGATCCAACTATCGAGCGTATTATCACCCCAAGAATTGCTCTCACCACAGCAGAATACTTGGCATATGAGTGCGGGAAGCATGTTCTTGTCATCCTGACTGACATGAGCTCATATGCCGATGCACTTCGTGAA GTTTCTGCAGCTCGAGAGGAAGTACCTGGACGGCGTGGTTATCCTGGTTATATGTATACTGATTTGGCAACTATCTATGAGCGTGCTGGTCGCatagaaggaagaaaaggatcAATTACGCAGATACCCATTTTAACCATGCCTAATGATG ATATTACACATCCAACTCCTGATCTTACTGGTTATATCACTGAGGGACAGATCTACATTGACAGGCAACTACATAATCGACAG ATCTATCCACCGATTAATGTCCTTCCTTCACTCTCCCGGCTCATGAAG AGTGCTATTGGTGAAGGCATGACTCGCAGGGATCATTCTGATGTCTCGAACCAG CTGTATGCCAATTACGCCATAGGCAAGGACGTACAGGCGATGAAGGCAGTGGTTGGAGAGGAAGCGCTGTCATCAGAGGACCTG CTGTACCTCGAGTTTCTTGACAAGTTCGAGCGGAAGTTCGTGACACAAGGAGCATATGACACACGCAACATCTTCCAGTCGCTTGACCTCGCCTGGTCACTACTGCGCATCTTTCCCCGAGAGCTGCTTCACCGTATACCAGCGAAAACCCTTGACCAGTATTATAGCCGTGATGCCTCCCACTGA